Proteins found in one Streptococcus iniae genomic segment:
- a CDS encoding VTT domain-containing protein, with amino-acid sequence MFTEFINSILTQYGLYAFAIIFAIIFIETGLVFFPFLPGDSLLFMTGASLATSGYQPIPFIVLLASVAILGDYVNYSLGRQYGLSLRKVPFFGKFIKDSHIKETEAFFGKYGKIAISLGRFVPIVRTFIPFISGIGKMDKKQFLLYNCIGGITWIIIGILSGFFFGSIPFVQQHFEAIMLAIILISVFPMLLVFAKRKLTKNN; translated from the coding sequence ATGTTTACAGAGTTTATTAACAGCATTTTGACCCAGTATGGTCTTTATGCCTTTGCTATTATTTTTGCCATTATTTTTATTGAAACAGGTCTTGTCTTCTTTCCCTTCTTACCTGGAGACTCCCTACTTTTTATGACAGGGGCCTCTCTTGCTACAAGTGGCTACCAACCCATTCCTTTTATTGTCTTATTGGCTAGCGTAGCTATATTAGGGGATTACGTCAATTATAGTCTTGGTCGACAATACGGCTTGTCTCTAAGAAAGGTGCCCTTTTTTGGCAAGTTCATCAAGGACAGTCATATCAAGGAAACAGAAGCATTCTTTGGAAAATATGGCAAGATTGCCATCTCACTGGGACGTTTTGTTCCAATTGTAAGAACCTTTATTCCTTTTATTTCTGGAATTGGTAAGATGGATAAAAAGCAATTCTTATTATATAACTGCATTGGTGGTATAACTTGGATTATTATTGGCATTTTATCAGGCTTCTTTTTTGGAAGCATACCATTTGTGCAGCAGCATTTTGAAGCTATCATGCTTGCCATTATCCTTATCTCAGTCTTTCCCATGCTACTGGT
- a CDS encoding shikimate dehydrogenase, giving the protein MSERLSGHTLLIALIATPIRHSLSPKMHNEAFAKLGLDYAYLAFEVGNEQLADAVQGIRALGIRGSNVSMPNKQTIIPLLDEISPAAEMVGAVNTVVNKDGKGHLVGHITDGIGAVRALEAEGVRVKEEVITIAGAGGAGMAIAVQVALEEAKEIRIFNQKDAFFDKAKQTIAKINQETQCLATIHDLDDQTAFKQSIAESSIYIDATGVGMKPLEDQSLITDPDVIREDLVVFDVVYSPAQTRLLKFAKEHGAKKAINGLGMMLYQGAEAFKLFTGEEMPVDAIKELLFDDQNG; this is encoded by the coding sequence ATGTCAGAACGTTTATCAGGTCATACTTTATTAATTGCACTTATTGCAACACCTATTCGCCATAGTTTGTCCCCTAAGATGCACAATGAGGCATTTGCTAAATTAGGCTTGGATTATGCCTATCTTGCTTTTGAAGTAGGTAATGAGCAATTAGCTGACGCTGTTCAAGGGATTCGTGCTCTAGGAATCAGAGGATCTAATGTGTCAATGCCAAATAAGCAGACTATTATTCCCTTATTGGACGAGATTTCCCCTGCTGCAGAAATGGTAGGAGCAGTTAATACTGTTGTCAATAAGGACGGTAAGGGGCATTTAGTGGGTCACATCACTGACGGAATAGGGGCTGTTAGAGCTTTAGAAGCCGAAGGTGTTAGGGTGAAAGAAGAGGTGATTACCATTGCAGGTGCTGGTGGAGCAGGAATGGCTATCGCTGTTCAAGTAGCACTAGAGGAAGCTAAAGAGATCCGTATCTTTAATCAAAAAGATGCCTTTTTTGATAAGGCTAAGCAGACCATTGCGAAAATAAATCAGGAAACACAATGTTTAGCGACAATCCACGATTTAGACGACCAAACTGCCTTTAAACAATCTATTGCAGAGTCCAGTATTTACATTGATGCTACTGGCGTTGGTATGAAACCATTAGAGGACCAAAGTTTAATTACAGATCCAGATGTCATCAGAGAGGATTTGGTTGTTTTTGATGTCGTATATAGCCCTGCCCAGACAAGATTGCTCAAGTTTGCTAAGGAGCATGGTGCTAAAAAAGCAATCAATGGTCTTGGAATGATGCTTTATCAAGGTGCAGAAGCTTTTAAACTCTTTACGGGAGAAGAAATGCCTGTCGATGCTATCAAAGAACTCTTGTTTGACGATCAAAACGGATGA